aTTGAGagggtttattgtgaaatgcgctatttaaagaaacacgttgccttggatcggtcgagttggtctataaaaaacacttgtaaccgtttgttataaaatgcatatgttgtaaaagtagaatacaattatccatacaaacatgcaccgaaattgcacggttgtccttttacatcgtcgacaaacacggtcggccatttatgggagtcaaattgttgactcccataaatggctgaccgtgttagtttgcaaagtaaaagaaaaacgacgcaattttgaggcaatagtgtgtggatcattgtattctactttgaaaacatctgtctaaccatctgcattttatacaaaatggttacaaaatgctttttatagaccaactcgtccgatccaaggcaaacgtgttcctttaagactgttattattattattattatggttgaCAAAGTTGTTTACAAGTTTTCACAAATAGATtgattttgtatacatgtattgaGGTAACAGTGCGCTGAGTGTCATGTCCGTGAACAATGCAGTCAATCCCCATATATGAAAACCGCTTCCTTTAAATACAGGCATGGTGTACGGCCCTTTCTTTGTTGACTTTGGAGGATCAAACCGTGTATAACTGTTGTTGCGTGGGTCACAAAGTTCAGATATTGGTACACTGAAGACTAGCTCTACCTGTTGAAGAAACAAACAAGAATTGTTCAAAGAAACCACTTGGAACGCGGAAGATAAGAAACGATATGCCAAGCCTAGTGTCAAATTGAGCACTCTCGCAAATTCATAAAAATCTTAATTTTGAATTAACCAAACaactgggcccaaattcatagagctgcttaaagccattggacaccttcggtaaacaatattgtccaaggctcacacttcaagtatcacaacttatatataaaataacaaacctgtgaaaatttaggctcaatcggtcattggagtcgggagaaaataacgggaaacatCCTTGTTTCCCTatgtttcaccgtgtcatgacatgagtttaaaataaatccgtattctagctatcgagaattgatattgttttaatgttttctcaaaaagtaagcatttcatggaataatatttcaagataagtctttcaccactaccttctgtaaaccatgtaagttatttgtaaatctgtgaatttttgttgttgtctgtaccgaaagtgtataatggctttaagcagaaaatattgcttaacaaatttatgctaagcaattaATAAGCAGGATAATTGTCACAAGTTGTACACGTAGCATGGTAATTTGCCATGGTCATGTGAACAGGGCTAGAAGACGGCTCATTAACTACCTGTATGTCGTAGATCTATTGACATCCATTTATATATcagtgcggtacccgctgccaaatcATAGCTttccaactgcctctagctaccgggcaatcacgctagtctagttggtagaattgcaagggtcgtgggttcgaatcccacccgagtaatacgcctgtgatattttttcacaagactcgggaagtaccgagtatacagtactaacacacatcggtgtatatgggtttaaaaccaaaattaatatatgtATGTCATTAGCTTTTTTAATCTGAACAAATTTGGGTTGAACCACATAACATTTTCTAGAACTGGACATGAACCTACAACCTCCGAATTAGTGTTCTGGAGCTCTACCAACTAGTAGCCCTATGTTGGCTATCTCCCTAATTTGTCAATATCTGAactaaaaaacaattgttatttaCCTCCTTTTTGTTACACTGTTCATTTAATGTGTTGACATCCACGCTTTTGATAAAAGCAACTACTCCTGTTGCTAAAGCATCTCCTGTCTGAAACGGAGGACAGTATTAAAAAAGCAAagacatttattttgaattttcaCAATCCCCTCACCTTCAGAGCAGTTCTTCAGTAAGGCATTTACCATTAATTCCTTCCCTTCAACCAGATGTACACGGTACTGTTTAGAAATAAGATTGTTCtttactggaacatttcaaagggcaccaaggcagtggtACCTGGGACATATTCTCTGTGAGGTTGATATACAAAGGGACAACAGTCTGTTCTTGGAATGAATATTGTAATTATCAGAAATGatgattaatattaataattgtcaatATTTCCCACATACATGTTCTTACTCTGTTTGGAAGTGGGATGAGTTTACCCCAAACATCAACATCTTCAGGATTAACACCAATCTCTTCATTCATTTCTCTTAATGCCGTCTCGGTCACATCTTTGTCTCCATCTTCCTTCAGGCCACCAGGAAAACTACAATTTATATATATTCAACATTAATTTTGATCACACTTTGAACTTTAACAATTCATGCCCCTTGAAGTTGATCCTTGGAATGTATGCAATAGATTGAAATGCAAAGCTTGAATGATTTTAGGgaaattgttttaactttttaaaatagttCGTGTTATTAGGTGTTTGGCTttagtacttctagaaactatttataaggctcccccgtgaagCCTTAGTTTCTAGAAGCAAGAAGGGCTTtagtagcccaccttgttgggctgttggctctcttttaacataACATCGGTCTAAAAGACGGATGTTAAAGGAGAGCGTAA
The DNA window shown above is from Asterias amurensis chromosome 18, ASM3211899v1 and carries:
- the LOC139950793 gene encoding mitochondrial coenzyme A diphosphatase NUDT8-like isoform X3, giving the protein MNEEIGVNPEDVDVWGKLIPLPNRTGDALATGVVAFIKSVDVNTLNEQCNKKEVELVFSVPISELCDPRNNSYTRFDPPKSTKKGPYTMPVFKGSGFHIWGLTALFTDMTLSALLPQYMYTKSIYL
- the LOC139950793 gene encoding mitochondrial coenzyme A diphosphatase NUDT8-like isoform X2 gives rise to the protein MSSHRGEICFPGGLKEDGDKDVTETALREMNEEIGVNPEDVDVWGKLIPLPNRTGDALATGVVAFIKSVDVNTLNEQCNKKEVELVFSVPISELCDPRNNSYTRFDPPKSTKKGPYTMPVFKGSGFHIWGLTALFTDMTLSALLPQYMYTKSIYL